One Bradyrhizobium zhanjiangense DNA segment encodes these proteins:
- a CDS encoding MarC family protein: MIDFALSAFVTLLLVVDPVGLAPAFLAATAGMPDKIKRTVALRAPLIAASILVVIALVGNGLLRQLGIGIPAFQIAGGLLLFGVSYQMIFGDRPHREAREADKATSEHASDVAVFPLAIPMMAGPGAIATTLLLAGDAGYGARLVIIIAVVLSVCLLCMLCFVSASLIARTLGRTGNAVLSRVLGMLLAAYSVQFVINGIAAVRANLS; the protein is encoded by the coding sequence ATGATCGATTTCGCCCTGTCGGCCTTCGTGACGCTGCTGCTGGTGGTCGATCCCGTCGGCCTTGCGCCGGCCTTTCTGGCCGCCACCGCCGGCATGCCAGACAAGATCAAGCGAACGGTCGCGTTGCGGGCGCCGCTGATCGCCGCCTCGATCCTGGTCGTGATCGCGCTGGTCGGAAACGGCCTGCTCCGCCAGCTCGGGATCGGCATTCCCGCCTTCCAGATCGCCGGCGGGCTGCTGCTATTCGGTGTCTCGTACCAGATGATCTTCGGTGACCGTCCGCATCGCGAGGCCCGGGAGGCCGACAAGGCGACATCCGAGCATGCCTCAGATGTCGCGGTGTTTCCGCTCGCCATTCCCATGATGGCCGGCCCCGGCGCGATCGCGACCACGCTGCTGCTGGCGGGCGATGCCGGTTATGGGGCGAGGCTCGTGATCATCATCGCCGTGGTGCTCTCGGTCTGCCTGCTCTGCATGCTGTGCTTCGTCTCCGCGAGCCTGATCGCCCGCACTCTCGGGCGCACCGGAAATGCCGTGCTCTCGCGCGTGCTGGGCATGCTGCTCGCCGCCTATTCGGTGCAGTTCGTCATCAACGGCATTGCAGCCGTTCGGGCGAACCTGTCGTAG
- a CDS encoding chloride channel protein, whose product MFVRIKHLIDSKRTNRTMVRLRALLRSNEFYLIPLALVIGTLAGAIVTLMAEIAQIAHVVIYGIPIDVRLSSNASVSPWAALIAPALGGLSLGIMEWSRRRMKISNAVDPIEANALRGGNLSMRDSLVVSSQTLISNGCGASVGLEAGYTQIGSGIAALLGKFFNLRRNDMRLMVGCGAAAAIAAAFGAPITGAFYACELIVGVYSVGSAAPILAASLAGALTAQWLGGAPYSLEIPKVSAVGVEQYLALIGLALVTSGVGIAVMRSSPTFERLFAWMPVWLRPVIGGLIVGGFAIVTPQVLAAGHGAMVLDLFHDMTIGLIALIIALKVTACLVSLASGFRGGLFFASLFVGSLIGKFFAALLLLISPNFVIDPLVAMLTGMATLGVAIVGGPLTMSFLVLEMTRNVDVTAVVLAGCIVTSICVRFMFGHSFSTWRLHLRGETIRSANDVGWLRNLTVERLMRSDVGKVPSTTTIAAVRREFALGSRPGIVIVNNADEYVGLVLLPDLFSSDLDTIADEIQVIELARLIDIVLIPEMNVKSAMAVFDEAEAEMLAVVDSTDSRKVVGFLTENFARRRYVEEIDKATRGVLGALS is encoded by the coding sequence GTGTTCGTTCGAATCAAACATCTGATCGATAGCAAGAGAACGAACCGCACCATGGTTCGGCTGCGTGCCCTGCTGCGCAGCAACGAGTTCTACCTGATCCCGCTCGCGCTCGTGATCGGCACGCTGGCGGGCGCGATCGTGACGCTGATGGCCGAGATCGCCCAGATCGCGCACGTCGTGATCTACGGCATCCCCATCGATGTTCGCCTCTCGTCCAATGCGAGCGTCAGTCCCTGGGCGGCGCTGATTGCGCCGGCGCTCGGCGGGCTTTCGCTCGGCATCATGGAATGGTCGCGGCGGCGCATGAAGATCTCGAACGCGGTCGACCCGATCGAGGCCAACGCGCTGCGCGGCGGCAATCTCTCGATGCGCGACAGCCTGGTGGTGTCGAGCCAGACCTTGATCTCCAACGGCTGCGGCGCTTCGGTCGGCCTCGAAGCCGGCTATACCCAGATCGGCTCGGGTATCGCCGCGCTGCTCGGCAAGTTCTTCAATCTCCGCCGCAACGATATGCGCCTGATGGTCGGCTGCGGCGCTGCCGCCGCGATCGCGGCGGCGTTCGGCGCGCCGATCACCGGCGCCTTCTACGCCTGCGAGCTGATCGTCGGCGTCTATTCGGTCGGCAGTGCCGCCCCGATCCTGGCGGCCTCGCTCGCCGGCGCTCTGACCGCGCAATGGCTGGGCGGCGCGCCGTACTCGCTGGAGATACCGAAGGTCAGCGCCGTCGGTGTCGAGCAGTACCTGGCCCTGATCGGGCTCGCCCTCGTCACCAGCGGCGTCGGCATCGCCGTGATGCGCTCCTCGCCGACGTTCGAGCGCCTGTTCGCCTGGATGCCGGTCTGGCTGCGTCCGGTGATCGGCGGTCTCATCGTCGGCGGCTTCGCGATTGTCACGCCGCAGGTGCTGGCCGCCGGCCACGGCGCCATGGTGCTCGATCTCTTTCACGACATGACGATCGGCTTGATCGCGCTGATCATCGCCCTGAAGGTGACGGCCTGCCTGGTCTCGCTCGCCTCGGGCTTCCGTGGCGGCCTGTTCTTCGCCTCGCTGTTCGTCGGCAGCCTGATCGGAAAGTTCTTTGCCGCGCTGCTGCTCTTGATCAGCCCGAACTTCGTGATCGATCCGCTGGTCGCGATGCTGACCGGCATGGCGACGCTCGGCGTCGCCATCGTCGGCGGCCCCTTGACCATGTCGTTCCTCGTGCTCGAGATGACGCGCAATGTCGACGTCACCGCCGTGGTGCTGGCCGGTTGCATCGTCACCTCGATCTGCGTCCGCTTCATGTTCGGCCACTCCTTCTCGACCTGGCGCCTGCACCTGCGCGGCGAGACCATCCGCAGCGCCAACGACGTCGGCTGGCTGCGCAATCTCACCGTCGAGCGGCTGATGCGCTCGGACGTCGGCAAGGTGCCGTCGACCACGACGATCGCGGCCGTGCGCCGCGAATTCGCGCTGGGGTCGCGGCCCGGTATCGTCATCGTCAATAATGCGGACGAATATGTCGGCCTCGTCCTGCTGCCCGACCTGTTCTCCAGCGATCTCGACACCATCGCCGACGAAATCCAGGTGATCGAGCTCGCCCGTCTGATCGACATCGTGCTGATCCCGGAAATGAACGTGAAGTCGGCGATGGCGGTGTTCGACGAGGCCGAAGCCGAGATGCTGGCGGTGGTCGATTCCACCGACAGCCGCAAGGTGGTCGGCTTCCTCACCGAGAACTTCGCGCGCCGCCGCTATGTCGAGGAGATCGACAAGGCGACGCGCGGCGTGCTGGGGGCGCTGTCGTAG